CGTGAGCGGACGTCATCGCAATGACCTGCCGGGCGATCCCGGCGACGGCGGACACGACGGCTCCGCTCCGCCCGCCTTCGGCCAGGCCGACGACGCCTCGTCCGACTGGTTCAGCCCCCGGGACGGCCGGAGTTCGTCCACCGGCGGCTACCCGATCCCCGACGGCCAGGACCACGCCCCGAACGACCCCCCGCCCTCCCGCCAGGGCGGCCGTCCCCCGGGCGTCCCGTCCCAGGAGCGCCCCCCCGGCAGCCATGTCCCCACCGGCCGCGACGGCGCGTCCCCCGCGTTCGGCGGCTCCGGCCGCGAGAGCACGTCCCCGGCGCTCGGTCGAGACAGCGTGATCCCGAGCCCCGGCGGCCCCGGCCGCGACAGCGCCTCCCCGCCGTTCGGCGGCTCCGGCCGGGACAGCGCCTCGGCCGGGAGCGAGAGCGGATCCCCCGGGTACGGCTCCGGCGGGTACGGCCGTTCTCCCAGGGATACCGGACCGACCGGTATCGGCGGCTCGCCCCGTGAGACCGGCTCCACGGGTATCGGCGGCGCGGCCCCCGAGAGCCCTTCCCCCGCGTACGGCGCTCCGCGCGACTCCGGCCCCGGCCCTCGTGGCTACGGCGGCCCCAGCGACAGCGGTCCCCACGGGCGTGCACCGGCAGGCGAGAGCGGCCCGACGCCGTACAGTGCCGGCCCACGGGACAGCGGTGCCTCCCCCGGCCACGCGGCCCCCCGCCGTACCGGCCTCTCGCGGTTCGACGATCCGCCGCATGACAGCGGCACGGCCTTCGACAGCGGCGCGTACGAGACCTCGGCCCCGCTCTTCGACGAGTCGGGACGCGACGGCGCCTCCCCGACACTCGGCGGCGGACGCACCAGCGGCTCCACGCCCTACCCCGGCACCCCCTCCAGTGGCGAGCCCACCCGCGCCACCGGCTCCTCACCTTTCGGCGGCACAGCACGGGACACGAACTCATCGCCTTATGGCGGCTCCCCACGCGACAGCAGCACCTCGCCCTACGGCGAGTCCCCCCGCGACAGCACGTCCCCAGCACTCGGCGCAGCCGCCCGCGACAATGCCTCCCCGGCCTTCGGCGGGCCCGCCCAAACCAGCGGCACCTCCCCATACGGCGGCACGACACGGGACACAGCCTCCACACCCCACGGCGGATCCGCACGCGACAGCGGCACCTCGCCCTACGGCGAGTCCCCTCACGACAGCGCCTCCCCAACGTTCGGCGGTTCGGCACGCGACAGCGGCTCCTCGCCCTACGGGGAGTCCCCCCGCGACGGCGTCTCCCCGGCATTCGGAGGGGCCGCACCAGGCGGCGGCGCCTTGCCGTTCGGCGGCACGGCACGAGATACAGGCTCCACACCCCACGGCGGATCCGCACGCGACAGCGGCTCCTCCCCCTACGGAGAATCCCCTCGCGACAGCGCCTCCCCGGCGTTCGGCGGATCCGCACGCGAGAGCGGCTCCTCGCCCTACGGGGAGTTCCCACGGGACAGTGCCTCGCCGGCCTTCGGTGGGGCCGCGCGGGATAGTGGTGCCTCGCCCTATGGGGGCGCGGGACGGGCGACGGGTTCGACGCCCTATGGCGGATCCGGGCGTGACAGTGGGGCCCACGGGGAGTCTTCGCGTGGGAGTGGGGCCTCCGGAGGGTATGGGAGGTCCGACGACGCGGCCGGTGTCGGTGGGTCGGGTGAATCCGACGTGCCGGAGTGGTTCGGCACCGAGCAGGGGCGGTCGGGATCCGGATACGGCACAGGCGCCTTCGGCGGGGCCTCTGATCCCGGCGGGCGTTCTCCCGGACGGTCGGCGCTCTCGTCCGAGGGGACGGGCGGCGGTCGGGAGGAGGACGCCGCGTTCTCCGGGGCGGGCTTCGGCGCGTACGACTCCATCAGCAGGTCGGACGGCGGCCGGACGGGCCCCGGCGGTTCCGGGGGCTCGGGTGGTTCGGGGGGCTCCGGCTCCGGCGGTTCGGGGGGCTCGGGGCGGTCCGGTGGCGGGTCCGGGAGCTACGGCAGCGGCGACTACGAGTACGGGCGGCGCAAGAAGCGCAGTGCGGGCGCGCTGATCGGGCCGATGGCCGGTGCGGTGGGGCTGGCGGTGCTGCTGGGCGTGGGCGTGTACGCGTTCGCCGGCGGGGGCGGCGGCTGCGGCGGGGACGACGCCCTGCGGTTGGACGTCGCGGTGGCGCCGGAGATCGCGCCGGCGATCGGCAAGTCCGTCGAGCGGTTCAACGACGCCGAGCACGAGGCGGGCGGCAAGTGCGTACAGGCCGCCGTGCGGGCCGCCGAGCCCTCCGCGGTGATGACGCTGCTGTCGGGCCAGGCCGTGGAGAGCGGATCCAACCAGCGGCCGGACGTGTGGATCCCCGACTCGACCCTGTGGACCTCGCTGGTGCGCACGTCCGCCAAGGGCAAGGACGCCGTCCAGATGACCAAGACGTCGGTGGCGCAGTCGCCCCTCGTGGTGGCCATGCCGCAGACGCTGGCCGCCGGGCTGAGCCAGGAGGGCGTCATCGCCACCCCGTCCTGGGACAACCTGCTGAGCGCGGCGGGCGGCACCCCGGGCGGGGCGGTCACCCGCAACCAGATCATCCCGGCGGGCAGAGTGCGTCTCTACGTGCCGGACCCGACCCGTAACGCGATCGGTCTGAGCGCGGTCATGGTCGCCAACATCATGCTGACCAACGACCCCAACCGTGAGGCGATCCTCACCGGCATCGTCCGGACCATGCGGGAGAACACGACCCCTTCGGTCAAGTCCCAGTTCGCGTCGTTCCGCAAGGACCGCAAGGGCCGCTACCCGATCGCGATGGCGCCCGAGCAGGCGGTGTGGGCGCACAACCGGAGCACACCGGCCGAGCCCGCGGTGGCGATCTACCCCAGCGAGGGCACGCTGCTGATGGACTACCCGTTCGCGATCACCGACGACGACTCCGACACCCGGCGGGCCGCCCGGCTGCTGGAGCAGGCGCTGAACACCGAGCCGACCCGCGACGACGTGCGCGGGCTGGGCTTCCGGTCCGCCGACGGCAAGGCGCCCACCACGTTCGGGGAGAAGACGGGCGTGAGTCCGAAGCGGCCCAAGCAGATGCCGG
The DNA window shown above is from Thermomonospora umbrina and carries:
- a CDS encoding substrate-binding domain-containing protein, translating into MPEWFGTEQGRSGSGYGTGAFGGASDPGGRSPGRSALSSEGTGGGREEDAAFSGAGFGAYDSISRSDGGRTGPGGSGGSGGSGGSGSGGSGGSGRSGGGSGSYGSGDYEYGRRKKRSAGALIGPMAGAVGLAVLLGVGVYAFAGGGGGCGGDDALRLDVAVAPEIAPAIGKSVERFNDAEHEAGGKCVQAAVRAAEPSAVMTLLSGQAVESGSNQRPDVWIPDSTLWTSLVRTSAKGKDAVQMTKTSVAQSPLVVAMPQTLAAGLSQEGVIATPSWDNLLSAAGGTPGGAVTRNQIIPAGRVRLYVPDPTRNAIGLSAVMVANIMLTNDPNREAILTGIVRTMRENTTPSVKSQFASFRKDRKGRYPIAMAPEQAVWAHNRSTPAEPAVAIYPSEGTLLMDYPFAITDDDSDTRRAARLLEQALNTEPTRDDVRGLGFRSADGKAPTTFGEKTGVSPKRPKQMPAPQPATVQEVTQAWAKLSLSIRMLSILDISGTMAEPIAPGVNRLQATARTAQGGLSLLPNDTELGQWLFSTKLDGSKDWREIVPVGPLGERVGSVSRRQLILSSLARTQVKPTGDTGLFDTVLAAYEYMTETYKPEFGNSIILFTDGKGNDDPEGPSLARTLSRLRDITDPSRPVQIILVGIGDDVDTTEMKQIAKVTGGSVHVAETPEQIQKVFLEALSRRIAN